One window of Labrys wisconsinensis genomic DNA carries:
- a CDS encoding homocysteine S-methyltransferase family protein has translation MTRTIRILDGGMSRELIRLGAELRQPEWSALALMETPEIVGRVHRDFVAAGADVITTNSYALVPFHIGEERFRREGPALIDLSGRLARQAADEAGRTVLVAGSLPPIFGSYEPKRFDPKRVQDYLGVLVTGLAPHVDLWLGETLSLIAEGEAVRTAVAGTGKPFWISFTLADDAGAEAGEPALRSGETVAAAATWVAGSGAEALLFNCSRPEVMARAVAAARAVIERAGADVEIGVYANAFESGEDDGAANETLHGTRADLTGKAYCRFACDWTAAGATLVGGCCGIGAAHIHHLAQAREAGALGPRR, from the coding sequence ATGACCAGGACGATTCGCATCCTCGACGGCGGCATGAGCCGCGAGCTGATCCGCCTCGGCGCGGAGCTGCGCCAGCCGGAATGGTCGGCGCTGGCGCTGATGGAAACACCGGAGATCGTCGGCCGGGTGCACCGGGACTTCGTCGCGGCCGGCGCGGACGTGATCACCACCAACAGCTATGCCCTGGTGCCCTTCCACATCGGCGAAGAGCGCTTTCGCCGCGAGGGCCCGGCGCTGATCGACCTCTCCGGGCGCCTCGCCCGCCAGGCGGCGGACGAAGCTGGGCGCACGGTGCTGGTGGCCGGCTCACTGCCGCCGATCTTCGGCTCCTACGAGCCCAAGCGCTTCGACCCCAAGCGGGTGCAGGACTATCTCGGCGTGCTCGTCACCGGCCTCGCGCCGCATGTCGATCTCTGGCTCGGCGAGACGCTGAGCCTGATCGCCGAAGGCGAGGCGGTGCGCACGGCCGTCGCCGGCACGGGCAAGCCGTTCTGGATCTCCTTCACCCTGGCCGACGACGCCGGGGCCGAGGCCGGCGAGCCGGCGCTGCGCTCCGGCGAGACCGTCGCGGCAGCGGCGACCTGGGTGGCTGGCTCCGGAGCCGAAGCGCTCCTGTTCAACTGCAGCCGGCCGGAGGTGATGGCCAGGGCCGTGGCCGCGGCCCGCGCCGTGATCGAGCGGGCCGGCGCCGATGTCGAGATCGGCGTCTACGCCAATGCCTTCGAGAGCGGCGAGGACGACGGCGCCGCCAACGAGACGCTGCACGGCACGCGCGCCGACCTCACGGGCAAAGCTTATTGCCGCTTCGCCTGCGACTGGACCGCGGCCGGCGCCACCCTGGTCGGCGGCTGCTGCGGCATCGGCGCGGCGCATATCCACCACCTGGCGCAAGCGCGCGAGGCCGGAGCCCTGGGCCCGCGCCGATAA
- the aguB gene encoding N-carbamoylputrescine amidase, with the protein MACVSFGVVQFACSDDVAENLATATRLVREAAGQGADVVLVQELFEGLYFCQEERAEHFARARPLDAAHPTLNAMQDLARELGVVLPVSLFERANQAYYNSLVMVDADGSALGVYRKSHIPDGPGYEEKFYFRPGDSGFKVWPTRFGRLGVGICWDQWFPEAARAMALMGAEALLYPTAIGSEPATGYESKDHWQTVMRGHAGANLMPIMAANRIGVERVGPGELTFYGSSFIAGPHGEILAEAGRDEEAVMTASFDLDALAAERAAWGLFRDRRPELYGALAGADGR; encoded by the coding sequence ATGGCGTGCGTGAGCTTCGGGGTGGTGCAGTTCGCCTGCAGCGACGACGTGGCTGAGAATCTCGCCACCGCCACCCGGCTGGTGCGCGAGGCGGCGGGGCAGGGCGCCGACGTCGTGCTGGTGCAGGAATTGTTCGAGGGCCTCTATTTCTGCCAGGAGGAGCGGGCCGAGCATTTTGCCCGGGCGCGGCCGCTCGACGCGGCGCATCCGACCCTCAACGCCATGCAGGACCTCGCCCGCGAGCTCGGCGTGGTGCTGCCGGTCAGCCTGTTCGAGCGGGCCAACCAGGCCTATTACAACAGCCTGGTCATGGTGGATGCCGACGGCAGCGCCCTCGGGGTCTATCGCAAGTCCCACATCCCGGACGGGCCGGGCTATGAGGAGAAATTCTATTTCCGCCCCGGCGATTCCGGCTTCAAGGTCTGGCCGACGCGGTTCGGCCGGCTCGGCGTCGGCATCTGCTGGGATCAGTGGTTCCCCGAGGCGGCCCGCGCCATGGCGTTGATGGGGGCGGAGGCGCTGCTCTATCCCACCGCGATCGGCTCGGAGCCGGCGACGGGCTATGAGTCCAAGGACCATTGGCAGACGGTGATGCGCGGCCATGCCGGCGCCAACCTGATGCCGATTATGGCCGCCAACCGCATCGGCGTCGAGCGGGTGGGCCCGGGCGAGCTCACCTTCTACGGCTCCTCCTTCATCGCCGGCCCGCACGGCGAGATCCTCGCCGAGGCGGGCCGCGACGAGGAAGCGGTGATGACAGCCAGCTTCGATCTCGACGCCCTGGCGGCCGAGCGCGCCGCCTGGGGCCTGTTCCGTGACCGGCGGCCGGAGCTCTACGGAGCGCTCGCCGGCGCCGACGGGCGCTGA
- a CDS encoding ABC transporter ATP-binding protein, translating to MAEPPALEIAGLARRFSRTGTAGLAGIDLAVRRGETLALVGASGSGKTTLARLVMRLIEPDAGMIRIGGVDVTALGGERLRVVRPRFQMVFQDPLAAFNPRAGVARILADPLRLHRLVAPADIPAAVARLLAQVGLPPELAARRPAELSGGQRQRVAIARAIATRPALVVLDEPVSALDVSVRAGVLDLLKDWQAETAAAYLFIAHDLALVRAVADRMAVMEEGRIVEAGTPDAVLADPQAPATRALVAAVPRLRIGA from the coding sequence ATGGCTGAGCCGCCGGCCCTGGAGATCGCCGGCCTGGCGCGGCGGTTCTCGCGGACCGGCACCGCCGGGCTCGCCGGCATCGACCTTGCCGTGCGGCGCGGCGAGACCCTCGCGCTGGTCGGCGCCTCCGGCTCGGGCAAGACCACGCTGGCGCGCCTCGTCATGCGCCTGATCGAGCCGGATGCCGGCATGATCCGCATCGGCGGCGTCGACGTCACCGCCCTCGGCGGCGAGCGGCTGCGGGTGGTCAGGCCGCGCTTCCAGATGGTGTTTCAGGACCCGCTCGCCGCCTTCAATCCGCGCGCCGGCGTGGCGCGCATCCTCGCCGATCCGCTGCGGCTGCACCGCCTCGTCGCGCCGGCGGACATCCCGGCGGCAGTGGCGCGGCTGCTGGCGCAGGTCGGCCTGCCGCCGGAGCTCGCCGCGCGCCGGCCGGCCGAGCTCTCCGGCGGCCAGCGCCAGCGCGTCGCCATCGCCCGGGCGATCGCCACGCGCCCGGCGCTGGTGGTGCTGGACGAGCCGGTCTCGGCGCTGGACGTCTCGGTGCGCGCCGGCGTGCTCGACCTCCTGAAGGACTGGCAGGCGGAGACCGCCGCCGCCTACCTCTTCATCGCCCACGACCTCGCCCTGGTGCGTGCCGTCGCCGACCGGATGGCCGTGATGGAGGAGGGGCGCATCGTCGAGGCGGGGACGCCGGACGCCGTGCTGGCCGACCCGCAGGCGCCGGCGACCCGGGCCCTGGTGGCGGCGGTGCCGCGGCTGCGCATCGGTGCATGA